In Podospora pseudopauciseta strain CBS 411.78 chromosome 3, whole genome shotgun sequence, one genomic interval encodes:
- a CDS encoding hypothetical protein (EggNog:ENOG503NTZ9; COG:L), with protein MPPRKRATDDSGCTPPAKALRLTFSQPSPPSQPSTSSQPSTSSQPPSYSQPTTAEREAFQNPPLSPPEQAELIALTQADDEPLTQTDDEQLELYGGFASKIVGVRYYNGVVTIGEVVVSKREPSNQYDENAIRIDNVFGRQVGHIPRNVASKLAPYMDAGDIDIEVVVSGPKEYYECPVQINIYGTSHPARRLALEDRLKKDRLLKATQLKTTRKQNELQRQAAENELRRQYSENERRPSMGLKSDRSAVGLPVPAPAPAPETTLEDLTKASQSVNVRPTGGGFVQTLALSEEQLSQMPLAEQPKSIKAKLLPYQLQGLAWLTAKENSTFPQPGSPDSVQLWKRDAKGNYNNLGTNITVATPPSLLSGGILADDMGLGKTLQIISLIMTGGPGITLIVAPVSVISNWEQQIQRHVHEKDAPKVLIHHGTTRQTTAKALKEYGVVITSYGTLASEASGKGPLSQIEWRRIVLDEGHTIRNAKTKAALAACQLKAQSRWVLTGTPIINNIRDLHSLLRFLRITGGIEQPEVFNMVIGRPLALKQRRAVSLLQHLMNDLCLRRLKDMNFVDLKLPAKTEYIHRITFWEDEKKKYDALLSEAQGALRDFQSRKKGPGAEKNRFQSVLERLLRLRQTCVFSSVCIVTFALTCHSCNHWTLCKDRITDLLQLLEDNDVVPLNAKNRALLQQALQLFIESQEECPVCFEAMKSPAITHCKHAFCRPCISKVIEIQGKCPMCRASLSEDNLVEPAPEKGIEEMEVDNLDRETKSSKTEALLKILQATLKKEGSKVIIFSQWTSFLNVIQRQLDEAGYTYTRIDGSMNATKRDVAIKALDEDPNTRIMLASLAVCSVGLNLVSADTVVLADSWWAPAIEDQAVDRVHRLGQTRETTVWRLVMEGTVEERVLDIQAEKRELVGKAFQEREKKGEKRKETRMADVMKLLS; from the exons ATGCCGCCTCGCAAACGTGCCACCGACGACAGCGGGTGTACGCCCCCCGCCAAAGCCCTGCGTCTCACGTTTTCGCagccctcacctccttcgcAACCGTCCACTTCTTCACAGCCGTCAACTTCTTCGCAGCCGCCAAGCTATTCGCAGCCCACAACCGCCGAGCGAGAGGCATTCCAGAATCCTCCCCTTAGTCCTCCCGAGCAAGCTGAGCTTATCGCCCTCACCCAGGCTGACGATGAGCCGCTCACTCAAACTGACGATGAACAGCTGGAGCTCTACGGTGGCTTTG CCTCAAAAATTGTCGGTGTGAGATACTACAATGGTGTCGTGACGATTGGCGAGGTCGTTGTTTCCAAGCGAGAGCCCTCCAACCAATACGACGAAAATGCCATTCGCATCGACAATGTGTTTGGCAGGCAAGTCGGTCACATTCCCCGCAATGTCGCGTCCAAGCTTGCTCCATACATG GACGCTGGAGACATTGACATTGAGGTTGTCGTCAGCGGGCCTAAAGAATACTATGAGTGCCCAGTCCAGATCAACATCTACGGGACGAGCCACCCCGCGCGTCGCCTTGCTTTGGAGGACCGTCTCAAGAAAGACAGGCTGCTCAAGGCCACCCAGTTGAAGACTACCCGGAAGCAGAATGAGCTACAGCGTCAGGCTGCCGAGAATGAGCTGCGCCGTCAATATTCGGAGAATGAACGGCGTCCATCTATGGGTTTGAAGAGCGACAGGTCTGCCGTGGGATTGCCCGttccggctccggctccggcgcCGGAAACCACTCTAGAGGACCTCACCAAGGCCAGTCAGTCCGTGAATGTTCGGCCAACTGGTGGAGGTTTTGTCCAGACGCTGGCCTTAAGCGAGGAGCAGCTCTCACAAATGCCCCTAGCTGAGCAACCCAAGTCCATCAAGGCCAAATTGCTGCCATATCAGCTCCAAGGTCTTGCTTGGCTGACCGCGAAGGAAAACTCAACCTTCCCGCAACCTGGCTCCCCAGACTCGGTACAGCTTTGGAAACGCGATGCCAAGGGTAACTACAACAATCTTggcaccaacatcaccgtTGCAACGcccccttctcttctttcagGAGGAATCCTGGCCGATGATATGGGTTTAGGCAAGACTCTGCAAATCATCAGTCTGATCATGACTGGAGGGCCCGGAATCACGCTTATTGTGGCGCCTGTGAGCGTAATAAGCAACTGGGAGCAACAGATTCAGCGCCATGTCCACGAGAAGGACGCCCCCAAGGTTCTTATCCATCACGGCACGACCAGGCAGACCACTGCCAAGGCATTAAAGGAGTACGGTGTTGTCATTACAAGCTATGGTACCTTGGCTAGCGAGGCTTCTGGCAAAGGGCCGCTTTCTCAGATTGAGTGGCGCCGGATTGTTCTCGATGAAGGTCACACCATTCGCAAcgccaagaccaaggctgCTTTGGCCGCCTGCCAGCTCAAGGCGCAGTCACGATGGGTTCTGACGGGAACCCCCAT catcaacaacatccgAGATCTGCATTCTCTGCTTAGATTCCTCCGCATCACTGGTGGTATCGAGCAACCAGAAGTGTTCAACATGGTGATTGGTAGACCTCTAGCGCTTAAGCAGCGTCGCGCCGTGTCTCTTCTTCAGCACCTTATGAACGATCTTTGTCTCCGTCGTCTCAAGGACATGAATTTTGTGGACCTCAAGCTTCCGGCCAAGACCGAGTACATCCACCGTATCACCTTctgggaggatgagaagaagaaatatGACGCTTTGCTTTCTGAAGCGCAGGGCGCGCTGAGGGATTTCCAGAGCCGCAAGAAAGGGCCTGGTGCCGAGAAGAATAGATTCCAGAGTGTGCTTGAGAGACTTTTGCGTCTTCGCCAAACGTGTGTGTTCTCGTCTGTTTGTATTGTGACTTTCGCACTAACATGCCACAGCTGCAATCACTGGACACTGTGCAAGGATCGCATCACCGaccttcttcagctcctcgaAGACAACGATGTCGTGCCACTCAACGCCAAGAACCGCGCCCTTTTGCAGCAGGCCCTCCAGTTGTTCATAGAAAGCCAAGAGGAGTGTCCTGTTTGCTTCGAGGCCATGAAGAGCCCGGCCATCACTCACTGCAAGCATGCTTTCTGTCGGCCTTGCATTTCCAAGGTGATTGAAATCCAGGGCAAGTGCCCTATGTGTCGGGCTAGCCTGTCCGAAGACAACTTGGTTGAGCCCGCACCTGAAAAGGGCATCGAAGAAATGGAGGTGGACAACCTCGACCGTGAGACCAAGAGCTCCAAAACCGAAGCCTTGCTCAAGATTTTGCAAGCTACcctgaagaaggaggggtcaaaagtcatcatcttcagccAGTGGACCTCCTTCCTCAATGTCATCCAGCGTCAGCTTGACGAGGCTGGGTACACCTACACTCGTATTGACGGCAGCATGAACGCCACCAAACGTGACGTGGCTATCAAGGCTCTTGACGAGGACCCCAACACAAGGATCATGCTGGCTAGTTTGGCGGTTTGCAGTGTGGGATTGAACTTGGTGTCTGCTGATACTGTCGTTTTGGCAGATAGCTGGTGGGCGCCTGCGATTGAGGATCAGGCGGTGGATCGTGTGCATCGGTTGGGGCAGACGCGGGAGACGACGgtgtggaggttggtgatggaggggacggtggaggagagggtgctgGACATCCaggcggagaagagggagttggtggggAAGGCGTTTCAGgaaagggagaagaagggggagaagaggaaggagacgaGGATGGCGGACGTGATGAAGTTGCTTTCTTGA
- a CDS encoding hypothetical protein (EggNog:ENOG503NYF5; CAZy:AA9; COG:G): MRSNLFIASLATTFASLATAHTVLTTVFVNGVNQGDGTCIRMSKNPDRATFPIEGINNANMACGLEGATPVAFTCPAPAGSTLTFAFREWADEPTKGAGPIDPSHIGSVAIYLKQVSNIATTNPAGGGWFKIYSDGYDSSRKQWSAKKLIADKGLLSFSLPSGLPTGYYLARSEILAIHDISGSGPQFFVNCAQLFVSGSTTGTVSIPSDKSVSIPGHVKYSDPGVTYNVYESNPDTKPYKVVGPAIFRPSGPGPSTNAKQTDGVIPAGCILKNANWCAKEVPDYSNENECWKASDDCWAQLDKCYTSAPPSGSRGCKVWQEKKCDKIVDSCRSGDWKGPRNKGQKVGSESESSAPVPGRIPGVGVSPGVEEPGVVVPEPEPVEGGDGGYEGGNGEGEEEEEEEEENVPAPTTTREAVVVTPVPTTLVTRPATTTEAAAPVTTGGGKKGCKKSKNYRRRAGKN; this comes from the exons ATGCGGTCCAACCTCTTCATAGCCAGTCTGGCTACCACCTTTGCCTCCCTGGCAACAGCTCACACAgtcctcaccaccgtctTCGTCAACGGCGTCAACCAAGGTGATGGCACTTGCATCCGCATGTCCAAGAACCCCGACCGCGCCACCTTTCCCATTGAAGGCATCAACAACGCCAACATGGCCTGCG gcCTCGAAGGCGCCACCCCCGTGGCCTTCACCTGCCCAGCACCCGCGGGCTCAACCCTCACCTTTGCCTTCCGCGAATGGGCCGACGAGCCTACCAAGGGCGCCGGCCCCATCGACCCCTCCCACATTGGCTCAGTAGCAATCTACCTCAAGCAAGTCTCCAACATAGCCACCACGAACCctgccggcggcggctggtTCAAGATCTACTCCGACGGCTATGACTCCTCTCGCAAGCAATGGTCAGCAAAGAAGCTCATCGCGGACAAGggcctcctctccttctccctcccctccggcTTGCCAACAGGTTACTACCTCGCCCGCTCAGAAATCCTCGCCATCCACGACATCTCCGGCTCAGGACCTCAATTCTTTGTCAACTGCGCCCAGTTGTTTGTGTCGGGGTCCACCACGGGAACGGTGTCTATTCCCTCGGATAAATCAGTCTCCATCCCCGGCCATGTCAAGTACTCCGATCCGGGAGTTACATACAATGTTTATGAATCCAACCCTGATACCAAACCTTACAAAGTTGTCGGGCCTGCTATTTTCCGTCCATCTGGTCCTGGCCCCAGCACAAACGCTAAGCAAACCGACGGTGTGATCCCAGCGGGTTGTATTCTCAAGAACGCGAACTGGTGCGCAAAGGAAGTGCCGGATTATAGCAACGAGAATGAGTGCTGGAAGGCGAGCGATGACTGCTGGGCGCAGCTGGATAAATGCTATACTTCTGCGCCGCCGAGCGGCTCGAGGGGGTGTAAAGTCtggcaggagaagaagtgtGACAAGATTGTGGATAGTTGCCGGAGTGGTGATTGGAAGGGGCCGAGGAATAAGGGGCAGAAGGTGgggagtgagagtgagagttCGGCGCCCGTGCCGGGGAGGATTCCCGGGGTGGGGGTTAGtccgggggtggaggagccgGGGGTTGTGGTCCCTGAGCCGGAGccggttgaggggggtgatggggggtaTGAGGGTGGGaatggtgagggtgaggaggaggaagaagaagaagaagagaatgtCCCTGCTCCCACCACGACGAGAGAAGCGGTGGTTGTGACACCTGTTCCTACTACGCTTGTTACTAGGCCTGCGACTACTACTGAGGCTGCGGCTCCGGTGACGACTGGAGGGGGAAAGAAGGGGTGTAAGAAGAGTAAAAACTataggaggagggcggggaagAACTAG
- a CDS encoding hypothetical protein (COG:S; EggNog:ENOG503PE42) has protein sequence MWLERARGELTRSELVELLTAIGKHLADHREQPGIHTLLEGASPRTDKNTDLASLLCMLCLEIGKTNPFKYKADLVTHLLNFHLKNHCQWECPQSGCGKPFDSTHGMKEHLKEAGHETIHCGKLEDLLEDLLEDCKTALCPQVVFACGAKVCREVFIVSDPSEPARIAATAKDYCKHIANHIVVVAFFESFPESDAPRWCDEAFTARGNNVEHFNWQPHTSFVLRKVLETRHFNAQDIELYSQASETPTGVASLPASSHVEFVAAQNEMGRSLTGIKGNLEGYPLGVSASFVSGQTAVPAGHGQLYINYPPTSQQPSTTRPTSLMGDMHTPHEPLFGIDDPLNGLPLAGTGSLFSAGQTAGAFGMRNNDPSASQQAYTSRPDLVVDEYDASHEVDQEDTPVWTRNTYDH, from the exons ATGTGGCTTGAAAGAGCCCGAGGTGAATTGACAAGGAGCGAACTTGTCGAACTTCTTACGGCTATCGGAAAGCATCTTGCCGATCATAGAGAGCAACCGGGAATCCACACACTGTTGGAGGGCGCCTCAC CCCGGACAGACAAGAACACCGACCTTGCCTCCCTTCTCTGTATGCTGTGTTTGGAAATCGGGAAAACTAACCCCTTCAAGTATAAAGCCGATCTTGTCACACATTTGCTCAATTTTCACCTCAAGAACCACTGTCAGTGGGAGTGCCCCCAGAGCGGCTGCGGCAAGCCGTTTGACTCCACTCATGGGATGAAAGAACATCTGAAGGAGGCTGGCCATGAAACGATTCACTGTGGGAAACTGGAAGACTTACTGGAAGACTTACTGGAAGACTGCAAAACTGCATTATGCCCACAGGTAGTCTTTGCATGTGGTGCAAAGGTTTGCAGGGAGGTCTTTATAGTATCCGACCCCTCCGAACCTGCAAGAATTGCTGCAACCGCTAAAGACTACTGCAAGCACATCGCCAACCACATCGTCGTAG TGGCCTTTTTCGAATCGTTTCCGGAATCTGATGCGCCAAGATGGTGTGATGAGGCCTTCACGGCTCGGGGCAACAACGTGGAACACTTCAATTGGCAGCCGCATACCTCATTCGTGTTGAGGAAGGTGTTGGAGACTCGCCATTTCAATGCTCAGGATATTGAACT TTACTCGCAGGCCTCTGAGACCCCGACTGGAGTGGCTTCACTACCGGCATCCAGTCATGTTGAGTTTGTGGCTGCTCAAAATGAGATGGGCCGATCGCTTACAGGCATCAAGGGCAATCTAGAAGGCTATCCTCTGGGCGTTAGTGCCAGCTTTGTTTCTGGCCAGACCGCGGTTCCCGCTGGACATGGTCAACTGTACATCAACTatcccccaacctcccagcAGCCTTCTACAACTCGGCCGACTTCCTTGATGGGTGACATGCATACACCTCATGAGCCACTATTTGGGATCGACGACCCTCTTAATGGCCTTCCCCTGGCCGGCACGGGCAGCTTATTTTCTGCCGGTCAAACTGCTGGTGCGTTTGGAATGCGCAACAACGATCCCTCGGCCTCCCAGCAGGCTTATACATCTCGGCCGGATCTAGTGGTGGATGAATATGATGCATCCCATGAAGTGGATCAAGAGGACACTCCAGTTTGGACAAGGAACACCTACGACCACTGA
- a CDS encoding hypothetical protein (EggNog:ENOG503NU7V; CAZy:GT2_Chitin_synth; COG:M; COG:N): MALNLPPMGGKDGGAHTQPSLPSLPNHLQSDSHATSHFASRFHVGLPITRLSSHGFIALNTFSTSNKGDGTKDGCAAAAADDLAERALLRLGHRSENQAVLFLGETGSGKTTVRSHLLTSILNRSSTPLSQKISLAAYVFDTLTTTKTATTPTASKAGLFYELQYNTESTTTPILAGAKLLDHRLERSRIADVPTGERNFHVLYYLLAGTGPAEKTHLGFDVPATHRWRYLGHPTQLKVGINDAEGFQLFKTALRKLEFPRSEIAELCQIMAAILHIGQLEFETSSSTTVTGDESGGFSHEGAQTSTTVKNKDVLGIVAAFLGVSSVELQTTLGYKTKMIHKERVTVMLDPQGARGNANELARTLYSLLVAYIIETINRKLCADEGTFSNTISIIDFPGFQQQSTTGSTLDHLLTNAANEALYNLTLQNFFDRKGEILETEEVVVPSTSYFDNSDAVKGLLKPGNGLLSILDDQTRRHRTDIQLLESFRKRFEGKNPAIQVGASQAKLPGSNFYTTNDAASFVVKHFAGEVDYPIKGLVEENGEVISGDLMNLIRQSKSEFVARLFGQEALQTVVHPQERQTVMQASVSSKPMRAPSIMSKRGRPGAARQPRVLPVPERGDASDQGSEIGEGKGAGSLMGSEQGASGQFLAALDNVTRAFNAPGTNCYFVFCLKPNDRRIANQFDTKCVRAQVQTFGISEISQRIRSADFSLFLPFGEFLGLADAQTVLVGSEREKVEMVVEDKRWPSNEVAIGATGVFLSERCWMEIAQLGDGFSQGPYTDGGDGVSNPFLSKERLPLSAGATPGSIPSEKKAGYFGSNDVDARSDAGVSVMGNGDMFQNLETREQMAERGNEKTMEEVEVYKDSPSRKRWVFVVYFLTWFIPDFLIRWLGRMSRKDVRMAWREKLAINMIIWFSCLVAAFFIVGFPMLICPRQHVYSPEELSRYDGKDDNPAYAAIRGQVFDIGAFYPRHYPGRDVLPEKMLKQYGGMDITGLFPVQVSAVCQGQYGEIDPAVQLDYRNTNLTGSANILNREDTNWKYHDFRHFTNDSRPDWFSQQMRMLRDSGYKVGNIGYSAEYVRTLANKGEAIAILDGRVYDMTRYLKGGRGQRNPPGEPEPTDREASEFMHEQVVGLFSGRSGEDVSALWEGMDLDAGMKSRMRLCLDNLFYVADVDTRSSAQCKFSEYLVLSISILLASVIAFKFFAALQFGTKNIPENLDKFVMCQIPAYTEDEESLRRAIDSAARMRYDDKRKLLVIVCDGMIIGQGNDRPTPRIVLDILGVSETVDPEPLSFESLGEGQKQHNMGKVYSGLYEVQGHIVPFLVVSKVGKPSEVSRPGNRGKRDSQMIIMRFLNRVHYNLAMSPLELEMYHQIRNIIGVNPTFYEYLLQIDADTVVAADSATRMVSSFLDDTRLIAVCGETALTNAKSSFVTMIQVYEYYISHNLSKAFESLFGSVTCLPGCFSMYRIRAAETGKPLFVSREIIEGYATIRVDTLHMKNLLHLGEDRYLTTLLLKYHSKYKTKYIFSAHAWTIAPDSWTVFLSQRRRWINSTVHNLMELIPLNQLCGFCCFSMRFIVFIDLMSTIVQPVTIAYIVYLIVMVTQKATVIPVTAFVLLGAIYGLQAIIFILRRKWEMIGWMILYVLAIPVFSFALPLYAFWHMDDFNWGNTRVIAGEDGKKVVISDEGKFDPSSIPRKKWEEYQAELWEAQTSRDDARSEVSGFSYATKHPVAVSEYGYVPSRPVSTTGYHQNQSRMSLAASEMLMAGNRQSQFGGSQFLGVGAGSQQELEMTNLAGMPSDEALLAEIREILRTADLMTVTKKQIKMELERRFGVPLDGRRAFINSATEAILSGNL, translated from the exons ATGGCTCTCAACCTCCCGCCCATGGGCGGGAAAGACGGAGGGGCCCACACACAACCGTCGTTGCCCTCATTGCCCAACCACCTGCAGTCCGACAGCCATGCCACCTCCCACTTTGCCAGTCGTTTCCACGTCGGCCTCCCCATCACACGCCTCTCCTCGCACGGCTTCATTGccctcaacaccttctcGACCTCCAACAAGGGGGATGGCACCAAGGACGGGTGCGccgcggctgctgctgatgatcTCGCTGAGAGGGCGCTGCTTCGGTTGGGACACCGATCAGAAAACCAGGCCGTCTTGTTCCT AGGTGAAACTGGATCTGGAAAGACCACTGTTCGCTCGCACCTTCTGACCTCGATTTTGAACCGGTCGTCCACTCCCCTGTCCCAAAAAATCTCTCTCGCCGCCTATGTCTTCGACacgctcaccaccacaaagaCCGCGACGACGCCAACCGCGTCCAAGGCTGGTCTGTTTTACGAGCTCCAGTACAACACAGAATCCACCACGACCCCTATTCTTGCCGGTGCCAAGCTCCTGGACCACAGATTAGAACGGAGCAGGATAGCGGATGTTCCCACGGGTGAGCGCAACTTCCACGTGCTGTACTACTTGTTGGCGGGTACGGGCCCGGCCGAAAAGACGCATCTTGGCTTCGATGTGCCGGCCACGCACAGATGGAGGTACCTTGGTCACCCAACACAGCTCAAGGTTGGAATCAACGATGCCGAAGGTTTCCAGCTCTTCAAGACGGCTCTGAGGAAGCTCGAGTTCCCTCGGAGTGAGATTGCCGAGCTTTGCCAGATCATGGCAGCCATTCTGCACATTGGCCAGCTCGAGTTTGAGACGTCGTCTAGCACAACGGTGACTGGTGATGAGAGTGGTGGTTTCTCCCACGAAGGTGCTCAGACGTCTACTACggtcaagaacaaggatGTTTTGGGTATTGTTGCCGCATTCTTGGGTGTCAGCTCAGTGGAGCTTCAGACGACTCTTGGGTACAAGACCAAGATGATTCACAAGGAGAGAGTCACGGTCATGCTCGACCCACAGGGCGCGAGAGGGAATGCCAACGAGCTCGCCCGGACGCTCTACTCGCTTCTGGTGGCCTACATCATCGAGACGATCAACCGCAAGCTCTGCGCTGATGAGGGCACGTTCTccaacaccatctccatcatTGACTTCCCTGGCTTCCAGCAACAGTCTACCACCGGCTCGACCTTGGACCACCTTCTCACCAACGCCGCCAACGAGGCTCTGTATAACCTTACCCTCCAAAACTTCTTTGACCGCAAGGGGGAGATCCTCGAGACCGAAGAGGTGGTTGTTCCATCAACCAGCTACTTTGACAACTCGGACGCCGTCAAGGGCCTTCTCAAGCCCGGCAACGGCCTCTTGAGCATTCTCGACGATCAAACCCGCCGACACCGCACCGATATCCAGCTTCTCGAGAGCTTCAGGAAACGCTTCGAAGGCAAGAACCCAGCCATCCAGGTCGGTGCCTCCCAAGCCAAGCTTCCCGGTTCCAACTTTTACACCACAAACGATGCCGCCAGCTTTGTTGTCAAGCACTTTGCCGGTGAGGTCGACTACCCGATCAAGGGGCTGGTGGAAGAAAACGGGGAGGTCATCTCTGGCGACCTGATGAACCTGATCAGGCAGAGCAAGAGCGAGTTTGTCGCCCGTCTGTTTGGCCAAGAGGCGCTGCAGACGGTGGTGCACCCTCAGGAAAGGCAGACTGTCATGCAGGCGTCTGTCAGCTCCAAGCCGATGCGCGCGCCCAGTATCATGTCCAAGCGCGGGCGCCCAGGTGCGGCGCGTCAGCCTCGCGTTTTGCCTGTTCCTGAAAGAGGAGATGCCTCTGATCAGGGGAGTGAGATTGGTGAGGGCAAGGGAGCGGGTTCTCTCATGGGCTCGGAGCAAGGGGCGTCGGGGCAGTTTTTGGCTGCGCTGGACAATGTCACGCGTGCTTTTAATGCTCCGGGCACGAACTGCTACTTTGTTTTCTGTCTCAAGCCGAATGATAGGAGGATCGCGAATCAGTTCGATACCAAGTGTGTGCGGGCTCAGGTCCAGACGTTTGGTATCTCTGAGATCAGCCAGCGGATTCGGTCTGCTGATTTTAGCCTGTTCCTGCCGTTTGGGGAGTTTTTGGGACTTGCTGATGCGCAGacggtgctggtggggagTGAGAGGGAGAAAGTTGAGATGGTTGTGGAGGACAAGAGGTGGCCGAGTAATGAGGTGGCTATTGGTGCTACTGGCGTGTTTCTCAGTGAGAGGTGCTGGATGGAGATTGCCCAGCTGGGTGACGGCTTCTCGCAGGGGCCGTATACGGATGGCGGAGACGGGGTGTCTAACCCTTTCCTGTCCAAGGAGCGGCTGCCATTGTCCGCGGGCGCTACTCCCGGTAGCATCCCAAGCGAAAAGAAGGCCGGTTACTTTGGCAGCAATGATGTGGATGCAAGGTCCGACGCTGGGGTCTCGGTCATGGGCAACGGCGACATGTTCCAGAACCTTGAGACGAGAGAACAGATGGCGGAGCGTGGCAACGAAAAgacgatggaggaggttgaggtgtaCAAGGACAGCCCGAGCCGCAAGCGTTGGGTGTTTGTCGTGTACTTCTTGACCTGGTTCATTCCTGACTTCTTGATCAGATGGTTGGGCCGCATGTCACGAAAGGATGTGCGCATGGCATGGAGAGAAAAGTTGGCCATCAACATGATCATCTGGTTCTCTTGTCTTGTTGCTGCCTTTTTCATCGTCGGTTTCCCCATGCTTATCTGCCCGCGCCAGCACGTCTACAGTCCCGAGGAGCTTTCGCGGTATGATGGCAAGGACGACAATCCCGCCTATGCTGCCATTCGTGGCCAGGTCTTCGATATCGGTGCTTTCTACCCGCGCCATTACCCTGGTAGGGATGTTCTCCCTGAGAAGATGCTCAAGCAGTACGGCGGCATGGATATCACCGGTCTGTTCCCCGTGCAAGTCTCTGCTGTTTGCCAGGGCCAGTATGGCGAAATCGATCCTGCTGTCCAGCTAGACTAccgcaacaccaacctcactGGCTCTGCCAACATTCTTAACCGCGAGGATACCAACTGGAAATACCACGACTTCCGTCACTTCACCAACGACAGCAGACCGGATTGGTTCTCGCAGCAGATGCGTATGCTCCGTGATTCGGGATACAAGGTTGGAAATATCGGTTACTCGGCCGAGTATGTCCGCACACTTGCCAACAAGGGTGAGGCCATTGCCATCCTGGACGGCCGTGTCTACGACATGACTAGATACCTGAAGGGTGGTCGTGGCCAGAGGAATCCTCCTGGTGAACCCGAGCCTACTGATCGCGAGGCCTCCGAGTTCATGCACGAGCAGGTCGTCGGTTTATTCAGCGGACGCTCTGGCGAGGATGTCTCGGCCCTCTGGGAAGGGATGGATCTTGACGCTGGCATGAAGAGCAGGATGCGCTTGTGTCTCGACAATCTCTTCTACGTGGCTGATGTCGACACACGTAGCTCGGCGCAGTGCAAGTTCTCGGAATACCTCGTCCTGTCCATCTCGATTTTGCTGGCTTCCGTTATCGCCTTCAAGTTCTTTGCTGCTTTGCAGTTTGGTACCAAGAATATCCCAGAGAATCTCGACAAGTTTGTCATGTGTCAGATTCCGGCTTATACCGAAGACGAAGAGTCTCTCCGTCGTGCCATCGATTCGGCTGCTCGCATGCGGTACGATGACAAGCGCAAACTGTTGGTTATTGTCTGCGATGGTATGATCATCGGTCAAGGCAACGATAGGCCCACCCCCCGTATTGTCCTCGATATCTTGGGTGTTTCTGAGACGGTCGACCCTGAGCCCTTGAGCTTTGAGTCTTTGGGTGAAGGTCAGAAGCAGCACAACATGGGCAAAGTTTATTCTGGTTTGTACGAGGTCCAGGGTCACATCGTTCCTTTCCTGGTCGTCTCCAAGGTCGGCAAGCCTTCTGAAGTCTCGCGACCTGGCAACCGTGGCAAGCGTGATTCTCAGATGATCATCATGCGCTTCCTCAACCGCGTCCACTACAACCTTGCCATGAGCCCTCTCGAACTCGAAATGTACCACCAGATCCGCAACATCATTGGCGTCAACCCGACCTTTTACGAGTATTTGCTTCAAATCGACGCTGATACCGTTGTGGCTGCTGATTCGGCTACCCGCAtggtctcctccttcctcgacgacaCCCGTCTCATTGCCGTGTGCGGTGAGACAGCCCTGACCAACGCCAAATCGTCCTTCGTCACCATGATCCAGGTCTACGAGTACTACATTTCTCACAACTTGTCCAAGGCCTTCGAATCCCTCTTCGGCTCCGTCACCTGCTTGCCCGGTTGTTTCTCCATGTACCGCATCCGCGCCGCCGAGACGGGCAAGCCGCTGTTTGTCAGTCGCGAAATCATCGAGGGCTACGCCACCATCCGTGTCGACACGCTTCACATGAAGAACTTGCTGCACCTGGGTGAGGATCGCTACCTGACGACGTTGCTCCTCAAGTACCACTCCAAGTACAAGACCAAGTACATCTTTTCCGCGCACGCCTGGACCATCGCGCCCGATTCCTGGACTGTGTTTTTGTCCCAGCGCCGCAGATGGATCAACTCTACCGTTCACAACCTGATGGAACTTATCCCTCTGAATCAGCTCTGCGGCTTCTGCTGCTTCAGCATGAGGTTCATCGTGTTCATCGACTTGATGTCCACCATTGTCCAGCCTGTCACGATCGCCTACATCGTCTACCTCATCGTCATGGTCACCCAAAAGGCGACCGTCATCCCTGTTACCGCCTTTGTCCTTCTCGGAGCGATCTACGGCCTGCAGGCCATCATCTTTATCCTCCGTCGCAAGTGGGAGATGATTGGGTGGATGATTCTGTACGTCCTCGCCATTCCCGTGTTCAGCTTTGCCCTGCCGCTGTATGCCTTTTGGCACATGGACGACTTCAACTGGGGCAACACTCGTGTCATCGCCGGGGAGGACGGCAAGAAAGTCGTCATTTCCGACGAGGGCAAATTCGACCCGAGTTCCATTCCAAGAAAGAAGTGGGAGGAGTATCAGGCTGAGCTTTGGGAGGCGCAAACTTCGCGCGACGACGCGAGGTCGGAGGTGTCGGGTTTTTCGTATGCGACCAAGCATCCTGTTGCCGTGTCGGAGTATGGGTATGTGCCCTCCCGCCCGGTGAGCACGACGGGGTATCACCAGAACCAGAGCCGGATGAGCCTGGCGGCGTCGGAGATGCTCATGGCGGGGAACAGGCAGAGCCAGTTTGGGGGTAGCCAGTTTTTGGGTGTGGGTGCTGGGAGCCAgcaggagctggagatgaCGAACCTGGCGGGGATGCCGAGCGATGAGGCGTTGCTGGCGGAAATTAGGGAGATTTTGAGGACGGCGGACCTGATGACTGTGACGAAGAAGCAGATCAAgatggagctggagaggagatTTGGGGTGCCGcttgatgggaggagggcgttTATTAATTCGG CCACTGAAGCGATTCTCTCTGGGAACTTGTAA